The genome window GCCGAAACCCCGCCCGACCTCATCTTCATCGGCGACTCCATCACCCACCTCTGGGGCGGACGCCCGCAACCCAACCGCTCCTCCGGTCAGAAGGTCTGGGACGATTACTACGCCAAGCGGAACGCCGCCAACCTCGGCTTCGGCTGGGACCGCACACAGCAGGTCCTGTGGCGGCTTGAGAACGGTGAGTTCGAAGGAATCGCTCCGAAGGTCGCGGTCGTCCTGATCGGGACCAACAACCTCACCTCGCACAACGTCCGCGAGAACACGGACGACGAGATCGTTGCGGGGATTCGAGCCGTCTGCGAGACGATCCAGAAGAAATCGCCGCAAACCAAGATCCTCCTGCTGGGCCTCCTTCCCCGAGGAAAAGACCCCAAGAACCCCCACCGCCAGCGGATCCAGAACATCAACGCCTCTCTGAAAGAGTCGATGGAGGATCAGGGAGGCGTGACCTTCCTCGATATCGGCCCCTCATTCCTGATCGAGACGGGCGAGTTCCGGCCGGGGCTCGCTCCGGACCACCTCCATCTCAGCGAAGAGGGCTACCGCGTGTGGGCCGAGGCGATGGAGCCGACCCTGGTGCGGCTTCTCGGCGAGTGATTGTCCGAGCAGGGACCATTAACCGAAGTCACGCGATCCCCAGGCGGCTCTGCAACTCGGCGACCGTCCGGCTCAACAGCACCCGGACGGCACCGTCGGTCTTGCCGAGCCGCGCCGCGATCTCCTTCGTCGGCAACTGCTCAACGTATCGAAGCCGGAGGGCGGTCTGCTGCTCAGGGCTGAGCTGCTCGACGGCGAGGGCGAGTTGCAGCTCCCGCTGATTTCGCGAGTACGCCTGACTGGCTGAGGTCATGCTGGCGACAAGCCAGTCCACGAAGTTCGCGCTGGCGTCCGTCGCGGCAGGACGGTCGAGCTCCCGTTCCCGCTCGCTGCTGCGGCGCTGGGCGGTGTGGTGCCGATGGGCGTCGATGATCCGCTGCTCCGCCATCTGGCACAGGAGCCGGAACGGGTCCCGCCCGGGGACCAGGAACGGATCGAGCGAGGCGAGGGCCGAGACCGTCACTTCCTGGAGGATGTCCTCGGGCTCGACCTTCTTGCGGAGGGCCGGCCCCAGATTGCGGTCGATGTAGACCAGGAGCGGCCGGCGGCTCTCCTGAACGAAGCGGCCGAGCGACGCCTCATCGGTGATCGAAATCGGATTGTCCGGTTCGGCCATCATCCTGCTGTGTCGTTCGGGCGTTTCGGCGCGTGGGGATCGTAGCGGCGGGCCCCAGGACGGGCCATGCGGGTGGCATCCCGCTTCGAGTTGAGGGAAGATGACGAGAGCCGCGTGGCCGTCCGGGATGTCCCCGGCTCGTTCTGCTTTCGCACAACACTCTCCCCGCACTTCGAGTCTCCGTGACCGATTCGTCGCGTCCTGTCCCGCGTTCGGAACTGGCGAGCCGCCGGCCGCCGGAGGACGACAATACATGGCGCGATGAACGCCTCGACCGCCGCGCCCAGGCCGCCGGAGCCGACTGGGACGAGGTGGCCCGGATTGTCGAGGCGTTTTCGAATGCCTGGTCTGAAGGAGGCTATCCGCCGACGATTGCGGAATACGTTCTCGAAGCGAACGGAAGCACGCGGGCGATCGTCGCGGCGGAGCTCATCAAGCTCGATCTCGAACAGCGGTGGCGGCAGGGACTCCGTCGGCTGGTCGAGGACTACCTCCCGGATGTTCCCGACCTGGGGGAGATTCCGGCCTCCGTGATCCTCGAGGAGTTCCACGTCCGCCGGCTGGCAGGGGACGTGGTTCAGGCCGGTGAGTATTTCCAAAGGTTCCCCGGCCGGGCGGCGGAGCTGCGGCACCTGTTCGGGATGGATCCGGCGCTGCACTCGACGCACGCCGCCGGTTCTGGAAGACGGCCCCGCGTCGACCTGCGGCCGGGGGAGACGATCGGCGATTTCGAGCTCCTGATCCGGCTGGGGGAGGGGGCCTTCGGGGCGGTGTTCCTCGCGCGGCAGACGTCGATGCAGCGGCTGGTGGCCCTCAAGGTCTCGGCCGACGCCGGGACCGAACCGCAGACCCTCGCCCAACTGGACCACGACCACATCATCCGGGTCTACGACCAGCAGCAGCTCCCCGAACGGCGGCTCCGTCTCCTCTATATGCAGTACGCGGCGGGAGGGACCCTGGATGACGTCATCCAGCGGCTCGGCGACGTCGCGCCGCGGAGCCGGACCGGGCGGCACTATCTCGACGGCGTGGCCGCCATCCTCGACGCCCGGGGCGAATCCCGCCCGGCCGAATCGCCTGTCTCCCGCGAGCTGGCGGGACTGGCCTGGCCGCAGGTCGTCGCCTGGATCGGCAGCCGTCTCGCGCGGGCCCTGGCCTATGCCCATGGCAAGGGGGTTCTGCACCGCGACCTCAAACCGGCGAACGTCCTCCTCATGGCGGACGGGACCCCCAAGCTGGCGGACTTCAACGTCAGTTTCAGCAGCCAGCTTCCGGACGCCTCCGCGGAGTCGCAGTTCGGCGGAAGCCTCGCCTACATGGCTCCGGAGCATCTGGAAGCTCTCAATCCGCAGCATCCCCGGTCTCCGGCTGATCTCGATGTCCGTTGCGACCTGTATTCGCTGGGGATGTTGCTCAGCGAACTGCTGACGGGGGGGCGTCCCTTCCGTGGCTCGCCGCCGGGACGAGATCTCCCGGCGCGATGGATCGAGCGGCTCACGATCGAACGCAGAACATCGCGGCCGGCCGGGCTCGACGATGGGGCGCTCGACGCAGCCGCGCCCGGTCTGGCCGAGACGCTCCGTCGCTGCCTGGCGCCGGAGCCAGCGGACCGGTTCGCCTCGGCGATCGACCTGGCGACGGAGCTGGAGCTGTCCCTCAATCCGGCCGCCCGGAGGCTGTTCCGGGGAACCCGCGGCGGGTGGGAAGGGATCGTGCCGCGGCATCCCGTCCTGGCGATGACGGCGGTCACCGTCTTCCCCAACGCGGTCGCGGCCGTCTGCAATTTTCTGCACAACGCGCACGTCATCGCGACGCAGTGGCCGGCCGCCGAGCCGACGTTCATGCGGGTCCAGTCGGTCATCAACCTGATCGCGTTCCCCGTCGGCGCCTTCCTGGCGGTGGTCTTCGCCCGAGAGATCTCCCGCTGCCTGCAGGCGAACTACGCGGAGAGCCTGTCGGCCGAGGAGCTGGCGGGCGTCCGCCGCCGGTGTCTCAACCTGGGTCACGTCGCGGCCGCCATCGGGTTGAGCCTCTGGCTCCTCGCCGCCCCCGCGTATCCCGTCTCGCTCTGGCTCATCCTGGGAGAGCTGCCCGGCGCGGTCGTGATTCACTTCCTGGCGTCGCTGACGCTGTGCGGCCTGATCGCCTCCGCCTATCCGTTCCTGGCGGTCTCGGCACTGGCGGTCCGGAACTTCTATCCGGTCCTGCTGCGGTGGAACGTCCCCCACGGGGCGGACATCGAGGGGCTGGAACGCCTCCATCGGCACTCCTGGTTCTATCTCGCCCTGGCGGCGCTCGTCCCGATGCTCTCGACCGCCGTGCTCGCGGTTGTGGGGGACGGTCAGCGTCGGTCGCTGATTCTCACGGCGGTGGCCGGGGGGCTGGGGTTCGCCTTCGCCCTGCTGCTGTTCCGCCGGCTTCAGAACGACCTCAACACGCTGACGGAGTTCCTCCGCCGGTCGGATCGATGAGCGATGGCCGGGGGGCGATGAGGGACGGAAATAAGGAAACC of Planctomyces sp. SH-PL14 contains these proteins:
- a CDS encoding GDSL-type esterase/lipase family protein, coding for MRRAFLTSLTLLLVTVPSFADDKPQAAAPAVENTAILPAPACEKDFYDWNERHAAVRKTIAETPPDLIFIGDSITHLWGGRPQPNRSSGQKVWDDYYAKRNAANLGFGWDRTQQVLWRLENGEFEGIAPKVAVVLIGTNNLTSHNVRENTDDEIVAGIRAVCETIQKKSPQTKILLLGLLPRGKDPKNPHRQRIQNINASLKESMEDQGGVTFLDIGPSFLIETGEFRPGLAPDHLHLSEEGYRVWAEAMEPTLVRLLGE
- a CDS encoding RNA polymerase sigma factor codes for the protein MMAEPDNPISITDEASLGRFVQESRRPLLVYIDRNLGPALRKKVEPEDILQEVTVSALASLDPFLVPGRDPFRLLCQMAEQRIIDAHRHHTAQRRSSERERELDRPAATDASANFVDWLVASMTSASQAYSRNQRELQLALAVEQLSPEQQTALRLRYVEQLPTKEIAARLGKTDGAVRVLLSRTVAELQSRLGIA
- a CDS encoding serine/threonine-protein kinase, encoding MTDSSRPVPRSELASRRPPEDDNTWRDERLDRRAQAAGADWDEVARIVEAFSNAWSEGGYPPTIAEYVLEANGSTRAIVAAELIKLDLEQRWRQGLRRLVEDYLPDVPDLGEIPASVILEEFHVRRLAGDVVQAGEYFQRFPGRAAELRHLFGMDPALHSTHAAGSGRRPRVDLRPGETIGDFELLIRLGEGAFGAVFLARQTSMQRLVALKVSADAGTEPQTLAQLDHDHIIRVYDQQQLPERRLRLLYMQYAAGGTLDDVIQRLGDVAPRSRTGRHYLDGVAAILDARGESRPAESPVSRELAGLAWPQVVAWIGSRLARALAYAHGKGVLHRDLKPANVLLMADGTPKLADFNVSFSSQLPDASAESQFGGSLAYMAPEHLEALNPQHPRSPADLDVRCDLYSLGMLLSELLTGGRPFRGSPPGRDLPARWIERLTIERRTSRPAGLDDGALDAAAPGLAETLRRCLAPEPADRFASAIDLATELELSLNPAARRLFRGTRGGWEGIVPRHPVLAMTAVTVFPNAVAAVCNFLHNAHVIATQWPAAEPTFMRVQSVINLIAFPVGAFLAVVFAREISRCLQANYAESLSAEELAGVRRRCLNLGHVAAAIGLSLWLLAAPAYPVSLWLILGELPGAVVIHFLASLTLCGLIASAYPFLAVSALAVRNFYPVLLRWNVPHGADIEGLERLHRHSWFYLALAALVPMLSTAVLAVVGDGQRRSLILTAVAGGLGFAFALLLFRRLQNDLNTLTEFLRRSDR